A region of Desulfovibrio inopinatus DSM 10711 DNA encodes the following proteins:
- the bamA gene encoding outer membrane protein assembly factor BamA has product MGRPNVLSVLVCFFLAMIVALHSNPVSAQDEAPTKVVILPFAVNAPGKTSAIAKSLPALLADQLRSNGVSVVVAANAPNGTSKALSQNQASKAARSAGAGMAVYGSFNQVGESISLDAEVLKLSSGKAVPIVVTKKGLINLQPAVAEAADTIAAMALPGGRIVEIDVEGNDILDKDVVLLKIKSQVGDRYDPRQVNDDLKRLYKLGYFDDVQVRTEDIAGGTKLIFVVSEKPRIQAISVIGAGDIDKDDILEVMNTKTGSVLNLDVLADDLNKIRDLYRKEGYYKVDVTYELEAADARRARLNIVVRDAKKLYITNITIEGAKQIDPDDLKSELSLSERDFLSWILGTGVLKEELLERDAAAIEAYYANRGFVDARVGQPRVDIADDGIHITFPVQEGERYRVGSVAFRGDLLEEDKAFMEYIHFDELSDDGSFFDRSVLRDDINMLTELYADYGYAFADIDVELEKNEAEKKINITYVIDKGRKVYIRRVLIEGNEKTRDNVIRRELKLADGQMFSGSKLRRSNERLEKLDFFEKIDIEPVPTDNPAEVDMLVKVKDKNTGSIAVGAGYSTSDSVFVGGTITERNLFGKGYSARFGGMFSGRTQRFQFNFTNPRLYDSDLTVGLDLYNHYRKFDDYKKDTVGGALRFAYPVGEYTMLDLVYRLDWYNIYDTNPYASSVIVESSGEHWSSSLYLAATRDTTDSATKPTKGTINELSFQFAGGVLGGDDAFIKPGFTSNFFYPLFWDSVFHWKGHAAAIFDNTSGSIPVYERFYLGGIKTVRGYEADKISPRDPWTGERIGGTREFYTNFEWIFNISKTHGVQGVTFFDMGSAWDDNDGFDLYKGVGVGLRWYSPMGLFRVEYGYGLDADRHNMEPHQIGFTVGQSF; this is encoded by the coding sequence ATGGGCAGGCCTAACGTCCTTTCTGTTTTGGTATGTTTTTTTCTGGCGATGATTGTCGCCTTGCATTCCAACCCTGTGAGCGCGCAGGATGAAGCACCGACAAAGGTGGTCATCCTGCCTTTTGCCGTGAATGCTCCCGGTAAAACATCTGCTATCGCAAAGAGTCTGCCGGCCCTTTTGGCCGATCAATTGCGGAGCAATGGAGTGAGTGTGGTTGTGGCCGCAAACGCTCCAAACGGGACAAGCAAAGCATTGAGCCAAAACCAAGCGAGTAAGGCAGCTCGAAGCGCCGGTGCTGGAATGGCTGTATATGGCAGCTTCAACCAGGTGGGGGAGTCCATCAGCCTTGATGCCGAGGTATTGAAGCTTTCTTCCGGCAAAGCCGTTCCGATCGTTGTCACAAAAAAAGGATTGATCAATCTTCAACCGGCTGTAGCCGAGGCCGCCGACACCATTGCTGCAATGGCTTTACCCGGTGGGCGCATTGTCGAGATTGACGTTGAAGGCAACGATATTTTGGACAAAGACGTCGTGCTCCTCAAGATCAAAAGTCAGGTAGGAGATCGATACGATCCCCGCCAAGTGAATGATGATCTCAAGCGACTATACAAACTTGGATATTTTGATGACGTCCAGGTTCGCACCGAAGATATTGCCGGCGGAACCAAACTTATCTTTGTGGTGAGCGAAAAGCCGCGCATTCAGGCCATTAGTGTGATTGGCGCCGGAGATATCGATAAAGACGATATTCTGGAGGTCATGAACACGAAAACGGGCTCGGTACTTAACCTCGACGTGCTGGCCGACGATCTGAATAAGATTCGCGACCTCTACCGTAAAGAAGGCTACTACAAAGTTGACGTCACGTACGAGCTGGAAGCAGCCGACGCACGCCGGGCGCGTCTCAACATCGTGGTTCGCGATGCCAAGAAGCTCTATATTACGAACATCACCATCGAAGGTGCCAAGCAGATTGACCCCGATGATCTGAAAAGCGAGCTTTCGTTATCCGAACGTGATTTCCTCTCGTGGATTTTGGGCACGGGGGTGCTTAAAGAAGAATTACTCGAACGGGACGCCGCGGCGATTGAAGCCTATTACGCAAACCGCGGTTTTGTTGATGCCCGCGTTGGCCAACCGCGAGTGGATATTGCCGACGATGGCATTCATATTACGTTCCCTGTTCAAGAAGGAGAACGGTATCGCGTTGGTTCGGTGGCGTTTCGCGGTGATTTGCTCGAAGAAGACAAGGCCTTCATGGAGTACATTCATTTCGATGAACTCTCCGACGATGGATCCTTTTTCGATCGTTCCGTTTTGCGGGACGACATCAATATGTTGACCGAACTGTACGCTGATTACGGCTATGCTTTTGCCGACATCGATGTGGAGTTGGAGAAAAACGAAGCCGAGAAAAAGATTAACATCACCTATGTCATTGACAAGGGACGTAAGGTCTATATTCGGCGCGTGCTTATTGAGGGCAATGAAAAGACGCGTGACAACGTCATTCGACGTGAGCTTAAGCTCGCCGACGGTCAGATGTTTAGCGGCTCCAAGCTGCGTCGTTCCAATGAGCGTCTCGAAAAACTCGACTTCTTTGAAAAGATTGATATTGAACCGGTTCCGACGGATAATCCAGCCGAAGTGGATATGCTCGTCAAGGTGAAGGATAAAAATACCGGATCGATTGCGGTCGGTGCCGGTTACTCCACCTCGGACAGTGTCTTTGTCGGTGGTACCATCACCGAGCGCAACTTGTTTGGAAAAGGCTATTCCGCACGTTTCGGCGGAATGTTCAGCGGCCGGACACAACGCTTCCAGTTCAATTTTACCAACCCGCGTCTGTATGATTCGGACTTGACGGTAGGACTTGATCTCTACAACCACTATCGGAAGTTCGATGACTACAAGAAGGACACCGTTGGTGGTGCCTTGCGCTTCGCGTACCCCGTGGGTGAATACACCATGCTCGACTTGGTGTATCGACTCGATTGGTACAATATCTACGACACCAATCCCTACGCCTCATCCGTCATCGTTGAATCCAGCGGTGAACATTGGAGTAGCTCGCTTTACCTTGCCGCGACACGTGACACCACGGATAGTGCCACAAAGCCGACAAAGGGGACCATCAACGAACTGTCCTTCCAGTTTGCCGGTGGTGTTCTGGGTGGGGATGATGCGTTCATCAAACCGGGATTTACGTCGAACTTCTTCTACCCGCTGTTCTGGGATTCGGTGTTCCACTGGAAAGGGCATGCTGCTGCTATCTTTGATAACACGAGCGGTTCGATTCCTGTCTATGAGCGCTTTTATCTTGGGGGCATCAAGACCGTCCGCGGATATGAGGCTGATAAAATCTCACCGCGTGACCCGTGGACCGGTGAACGTATTGGTGGCACGCGAGAGTTTTATACGAACTTTGAATGGATTTTTAATATCAGTAAGACACACGGTGTTCAGGGCGTAACGTTCTTTGACATGGGCAGCGCCTGGGACGACAATGATGGTTTCGATCTCTACAAAGGTGTCGGTGTGGGCTTGCGTTGGTACTCGCCCATGGGCCTCTTCCGTGTCGAATATGGCTACGGCCTCGATGCTGATCGGCATAATATGGAACCACACCAGATCGGATTCACCGTCGGACAATCTTTTTAA
- a CDS encoding ABC transporter ATP-binding protein → MNNPFVYELSAVTKQFIGPNETIDVLKNVNLNIHAGSSLAILGASGSGKSTLLHLLGGLDVPTSGSVLFGGRDLARLGPRKIAAVRNREIGFVFQFHHLLPEFTARENVAMPALIAGEHREVALESATTALGLVGLGHRLDHKVTTLSGGERQRAAIARAVLLHPRVLLADEPTGNLDEKTGEAAGELLAGLNEDLGTTLVVVTHNLQLAHRMGKQLELHGGELYGQA, encoded by the coding sequence ATGAATAATCCCTTTGTGTACGAATTGTCGGCCGTAACAAAACAATTTATCGGTCCCAATGAAACCATTGATGTGTTGAAAAACGTCAATCTGAACATCCATGCCGGATCCTCCCTTGCGATTTTGGGGGCTTCGGGATCGGGGAAATCAACTTTGCTCCACCTTTTGGGTGGGCTGGATGTTCCGACATCCGGAAGTGTGCTTTTTGGGGGGCGGGATCTGGCTCGGTTGGGACCACGGAAAATTGCAGCTGTTCGGAATCGGGAAATCGGGTTTGTTTTTCAATTTCATCATTTGTTGCCTGAATTTACCGCGCGGGAAAATGTTGCCATGCCTGCGCTCATTGCCGGGGAACATCGTGAGGTTGCTTTGGAATCGGCAACCACAGCCCTCGGCTTGGTTGGGCTTGGACATCGGCTCGATCACAAGGTAACAACGCTTTCCGGTGGCGAGCGACAACGTGCTGCCATTGCCAGAGCCGTTTTGCTGCACCCGCGGGTTCTTCTTGCCGATGAACCTACAGGGAATCTTGATGAAAAAACGGGTGAGGCTGCAGGCGAGCTGCTTGCCGGTCTGAATGAAGACTTGGGCACGACACTTGTGGTGGTCACTCATAATCTGCAACTGGCCCATCGGATGGGAAAACAGTTGGAACTACACGGCGGAGAACTCTATGGGCAGGCCTAA
- a CDS encoding lipoprotein-releasing ABC transporter permease subunit: protein MRFEFFVALRYLFAKRKEAFISVISMFSILGVGLGVAALIIVLAVMSGFTTDLRDKMLGYSSHVMVFDAGITMHDYHEKAAIAAKVPGVTGVMPFVYSEAMLRGNGGYKGVVLRGIDPQKAKKVLNLERDMVAGQLSDLVRPEGLPGIILGKELADRMGVIVGDTVSLMSPTGRMSAAGFTPSVKIFKVVGMFRSGMFEYDSSLAYVDIPAAQNLWGFQQDLVTGLDIRVNDVYAADDIAQAVLGALGGYPHRVRNWMEMNANLFAALKLEKTAMFVILLLIVLVASFSIVTALVMLVMEKTKDIAILMSMGCTRSSIRRIFMVQGAIIGITGTLLGFLVGVPVSLLLKKYQFIKLPPDVYPMDHLPIRLEASDLALVGIVALVICFVATIYPARQAASLKPADALRHE, encoded by the coding sequence ATGAGATTCGAGTTTTTTGTCGCGCTACGCTACCTATTCGCCAAACGGAAGGAAGCGTTCATTTCGGTCATCTCCATGTTCTCCATTTTGGGAGTCGGTCTGGGGGTGGCCGCGCTCATTATCGTTTTGGCAGTAATGAGCGGGTTTACCACGGATTTGCGAGACAAAATGCTCGGGTATAGCTCACACGTCATGGTTTTCGATGCTGGTATTACGATGCACGATTACCATGAAAAAGCAGCGATTGCCGCCAAAGTCCCCGGTGTTACCGGGGTTATGCCATTTGTCTATTCCGAAGCGATGCTCCGGGGAAATGGCGGGTATAAAGGCGTGGTTTTGCGGGGGATTGATCCTCAAAAAGCCAAAAAGGTCTTGAATCTCGAACGCGACATGGTTGCGGGGCAGCTCTCCGACCTGGTGCGTCCGGAAGGATTACCCGGTATTATTTTAGGCAAAGAGTTGGCCGACCGTATGGGAGTTATTGTTGGCGATACGGTCAGCCTCATGTCACCGACAGGGAGAATGAGCGCTGCCGGATTTACACCATCGGTAAAGATTTTCAAAGTTGTCGGTATGTTTCGGTCCGGCATGTTCGAATACGATTCATCTCTGGCCTATGTCGATATCCCCGCGGCTCAAAACCTCTGGGGCTTCCAGCAGGATCTGGTGACAGGACTGGATATTCGCGTAAACGATGTGTATGCTGCCGACGACATCGCCCAGGCCGTGCTGGGAGCGCTTGGCGGATACCCTCATCGGGTTCGCAACTGGATGGAAATGAACGCCAACTTATTCGCTGCGCTGAAACTCGAAAAAACGGCCATGTTCGTCATTTTGCTACTCATTGTTCTCGTGGCCTCCTTCAGCATTGTCACGGCGCTTGTCATGCTCGTTATGGAAAAGACGAAAGACATCGCCATTCTTATGTCCATGGGGTGTACCCGGTCGAGTATCCGCCGCATTTTTATGGTGCAGGGGGCTATCATCGGTATCACTGGAACGCTTCTTGGCTTCCTTGTCGGAGTCCCGGTCAGCTTGTTGTTGAAGAAATATCAATTCATCAAGCTGCCGCCCGACGTTTATCCCATGGATCATCTGCCCATTCGGCTTGAAGCGTCTGATTTGGCTCTTGTCGGCATTGTGGCTCTTGTTATCTGCTTTGTCGCCACTATATATCCGGCCCGTCAGGCCGCAAGCCTCAAACCGGCGGATGCGTTACGGCATGAATAA
- the lysS gene encoding lysine--tRNA ligase, producing the protein MTQDSPKKKKQYKLPVKSEHVERFYPLLESLDRNGELNEVFKNRVAKACQLLDTGVDLYPNTFQKDTDVKTILDEYGDADEEQLAAQDVSFRLAGRIMSQRSFGKVLFFHVRDRSGQMQCFASKEDLGADIYNSFKKLDIGDIVGVAGTLFRTKTGELTLRCCEVMLLTKSMRPLPEKYHGLKDVETRYRQRYVDLIVTPRTSEIFAKRTKIISEMRRFFNDRGFMEVETPLMQAIPGGATAKPFETHHNALDMKLYMRIAPELYLKRLLVGGFERVYEIGRNFRNEGISTQHNPEFTMCEFYWAYATMDNLMDLTEELFSGLAQAVCGDTTIEYQGQAINLAKGAWTRLTFHESLEKVGGLTPELYNDFEAASDYVKKHGEKVLKGDRLGKVQAKLFDLFVEPKLIQPHFIYSYPTDISPLSRRNDQNPDVTDRFELFICGREMANAFSELNDPVDQRLRFEEQVKEKEAGDDEAHRMDEDYVRALEYGMPPAAGQGIGIDRLVMLLTDSPSIREVILFPLLRLEAGPSSA; encoded by the coding sequence TTGACCCAAGATAGCCCAAAGAAAAAAAAGCAATACAAACTGCCGGTCAAGTCCGAGCATGTGGAGCGGTTTTATCCGCTGTTGGAAAGTCTGGACCGTAACGGTGAATTGAACGAAGTCTTCAAAAACCGTGTGGCCAAAGCATGCCAACTCCTCGATACCGGTGTGGATTTGTATCCCAATACGTTCCAAAAGGACACGGACGTCAAGACGATTCTTGATGAGTATGGTGATGCTGACGAAGAACAACTTGCTGCGCAAGATGTTTCCTTCAGACTTGCCGGCCGAATCATGTCTCAGCGGTCCTTTGGAAAGGTCCTGTTCTTTCACGTACGTGACCGATCCGGTCAAATGCAATGTTTTGCCTCCAAGGAAGACCTTGGAGCGGACATCTACAATTCGTTCAAAAAGCTTGATATCGGCGATATTGTTGGTGTTGCCGGAACATTGTTTCGTACAAAAACCGGTGAGCTGACACTGCGGTGTTGCGAAGTCATGTTGCTCACCAAGTCCATGCGACCCCTGCCGGAAAAATATCATGGGCTCAAAGATGTCGAAACCCGGTATCGTCAGCGATATGTCGATCTGATTGTGACGCCGAGAACATCGGAGATCTTTGCCAAGCGGACGAAGATTATCAGTGAAATGCGCCGGTTTTTTAATGATCGCGGATTCATGGAAGTGGAGACGCCGCTTATGCAGGCCATTCCTGGTGGTGCAACGGCGAAACCATTCGAGACGCACCACAATGCGTTGGACATGAAACTCTATATGCGCATTGCCCCTGAGCTTTACCTGAAGCGTTTGCTCGTTGGCGGGTTTGAGCGTGTCTATGAGATCGGGCGCAATTTTCGCAATGAAGGCATTTCGACGCAACATAACCCGGAATTCACCATGTGTGAATTTTACTGGGCCTATGCGACCATGGATAATCTCATGGACCTGACGGAAGAGTTGTTTTCCGGACTGGCTCAAGCCGTGTGTGGAGATACAACTATCGAGTACCAGGGACAGGCCATCAATTTGGCTAAAGGTGCCTGGACACGACTGACGTTCCATGAATCCCTGGAAAAAGTCGGCGGCCTTACTCCCGAACTCTACAATGATTTCGAGGCGGCTAGCGATTACGTGAAAAAGCATGGTGAGAAGGTCCTCAAAGGGGACCGACTCGGTAAAGTGCAGGCCAAGCTGTTCGACCTGTTCGTTGAACCGAAACTCATTCAACCACATTTTATTTACAGTTATCCGACGGACATTTCGCCGCTTTCCCGACGCAATGACCAGAATCCGGATGTCACGGATCGGTTCGAACTGTTTATTTGTGGTCGCGAAATGGCGAACGCTTTTTCCGAGCTTAATGATCCCGTGGACCAACGGCTTCGTTTCGAAGAACAAGTGAAGGAAAAAGAAGCCGGTGACGACGAAGCGCATCGCATGGACGAAGACTATGTCCGCGCGTTGGAATACGGCATGCCACCAGCTGCCGGGCAAGGTATCGGGATTGACCGACTTGTCATGCTGCTGACTGACTCGCCATCGATTCGCGAAGTCATCCTGTTCCCCTTACTTAGGCTTGAGGCGGGCCCCTCTTCAGCATGA
- a CDS encoding tetratricopeptide repeat protein, producing MTDNKSTDEYIVELEKKLEKNDQCGNTHYNLGVAYLSKRRIEDAEREFMKATECSPTLAEGFVQLGGIALHRGDLDDCLRYNLMATKARPRFAVPHGNIGFVFLQKGDVDKAIDSLRRAIRFDSQFVQAISTLGSAYFMSGDIEGGIEESLKAIRLQPKFGPAHNNLCLAYIEKGEFAKAIEHCDQALASGYSVPQEVLDELAPHRADG from the coding sequence ATGACCGATAACAAGTCTACAGACGAATACATTGTCGAGCTTGAAAAGAAGCTGGAAAAAAATGACCAGTGCGGCAATACGCATTACAATTTGGGTGTGGCCTACTTGTCGAAACGGCGCATCGAAGATGCTGAGCGCGAGTTCATGAAAGCGACGGAGTGCTCTCCGACGTTGGCCGAAGGCTTTGTACAACTTGGTGGCATCGCTTTGCATCGTGGTGACCTTGATGATTGCCTGCGGTATAATCTTATGGCGACGAAAGCTCGTCCTCGATTTGCGGTTCCGCATGGAAACATCGGGTTTGTCTTCCTCCAGAAAGGAGATGTGGATAAAGCCATTGATTCCCTGAGACGAGCTATCCGCTTTGATTCTCAGTTTGTTCAGGCTATTTCCACCCTGGGAAGCGCCTATTTTATGAGTGGTGATATTGAAGGCGGGATTGAAGAGAGTTTGAAAGCTATCCGACTTCAGCCCAAATTCGGTCCTGCACATAACAATCTGTGCTTGGCTTATATTGAAAAAGGTGAATTCGCGAAAGCCATCGAGCATTGCGACCAGGCCTTGGCGTCGGGCTATTCTGTCCCGCAGGAAGTGCTTGACGAATTAGCACCGCACCGCGCTGACGGATAA
- a CDS encoding YkgJ family cysteine cluster protein gives MALDFSKYFEAYEKLCSEVDAVFGRVKEQCGDGVTCTVKCSDCCHAVFDITLVEAVYLNYHLRSSIGSGEALSQLEELANRADRELFRLKRQAYKAQQRGMDDMEILETMGKERIRCPLLNDSDMCIAYAHRPITCRLYGIPMEIGGQSRTCGKSGFQPGGNYPTVKMDKVQERLLALSQALIDDLPTRFSHLSRSLAPVSQAILSRYDEEFFGLEDGDDDGQGPDSPASTKE, from the coding sequence ATGGCATTGGATTTTTCCAAATATTTCGAAGCGTATGAAAAGCTGTGTTCCGAAGTCGATGCGGTTTTTGGCCGTGTCAAAGAGCAGTGTGGCGATGGTGTCACCTGTACGGTCAAATGCAGTGATTGTTGTCATGCAGTTTTTGATATTACGCTGGTGGAAGCAGTTTACCTCAATTATCATCTTCGCTCCAGCATCGGATCTGGAGAAGCGCTCTCCCAGCTGGAAGAACTCGCCAACAGGGCCGACCGTGAGCTGTTTCGGCTCAAACGCCAAGCTTATAAAGCACAGCAGCGCGGTATGGATGATATGGAGATTTTGGAAACTATGGGCAAAGAACGCATTCGATGCCCACTGTTGAATGACTCCGATATGTGTATTGCCTATGCGCACCGACCCATCACGTGTCGCTTGTACGGCATTCCCATGGAAATCGGGGGACAGTCCAGAACGTGCGGAAAGTCTGGATTCCAGCCTGGAGGAAATTATCCAACCGTCAAAATGGATAAAGTCCAGGAGCGTCTTTTAGCTTTGTCACAGGCGTTGATCGACGACCTGCCGACGCGGTTTAGTCATTTGTCTCGTTCTCTTGCTCCGGTCTCGCAGGCTATCCTATCGCGTTATGATGAAGAGTTTTTCGGTTTAGAGGACGGTGATGACGATGGTCAGGGGCCTGATTCGCCCGCTTCGACGAAGGAGTAG
- a CDS encoding ferredoxin, with the protein MGYKITIDTDKCTGDGECVDVCPVEVYELQDGKAVAVNEEECLGCESCIEVCEQDALTIEED; encoded by the coding sequence ATGGGTTACAAAATCACCATCGACACGGACAAGTGCACTGGCGACGGCGAATGCGTAGATGTCTGCCCCGTCGAAGTTTACGAACTGCAGGACGGCAAAGCCGTTGCTGTTAACGAAGAAGAATGCCTGGGCTGCGAATCCTGCATCGAAGTTTGTGAGCAGGATGCTCTGACCATCGAAGAAGACTAA
- a CDS encoding glycosyltransferase, translated as MAKISVLKPPTNSIKPVLMLLTSHRLDCFMLCVKCLERFTDLSRLKRIYVLANSVTEEHAAVIERFRNRHSNVSVLDCRPRGLIPAVNIAQNTLLARHGHDVIIKIEEDLFVTPNWLEHLLHAYQLHRHRTDVPVLSPLTPVSATGRHSLIPFLNAAYPSERSMFAGPPVEDNWVYHRWIWDKVLTDNLVESFLEQGPQPYDYLNFLNVNCIIYDQRLIQKVLPLPVRRYPNTASTENIAFNKALWENNLKLGIINTSIVHHYSHARCEEYLRTHIPLDSVWRFLSGINVDTPPKRVPQLPPSTALRLRRAVR; from the coding sequence ATGGCCAAGATCAGTGTTCTCAAACCACCCACAAACAGTATCAAGCCGGTCTTGATGCTTCTCACGTCGCACCGGCTCGACTGTTTCATGCTGTGCGTCAAGTGCCTTGAGCGATTTACCGATCTTAGTCGACTCAAAAGAATATACGTGTTGGCAAACAGCGTCACCGAAGAGCATGCAGCGGTCATCGAACGGTTTCGCAATCGCCATTCAAACGTTTCTGTTCTTGATTGCCGACCACGCGGACTTATCCCAGCGGTCAATATTGCTCAAAATACGCTTCTTGCCCGCCATGGGCACGACGTCATTATCAAGATTGAAGAAGATCTCTTTGTCACGCCCAATTGGCTTGAACATCTCCTGCATGCCTACCAATTGCACCGGCATAGAACAGATGTTCCGGTACTTTCACCGTTAACTCCAGTCAGTGCGACAGGACGTCATAGCCTCATCCCATTTCTCAATGCGGCGTACCCGTCTGAACGGTCCATGTTTGCAGGCCCACCAGTTGAAGACAACTGGGTATATCATCGTTGGATTTGGGACAAAGTGCTTACCGACAACCTCGTGGAGTCATTCCTCGAACAAGGTCCTCAACCTTATGACTATCTCAACTTTCTCAATGTCAATTGTATTATCTACGACCAACGTCTCATTCAGAAAGTCCTTCCTCTCCCTGTGCGCCGCTATCCCAATACGGCATCCACGGAAAATATAGCTTTTAACAAAGCGCTATGGGAAAACAATCTCAAGCTCGGCATCATCAATACAAGTATTGTCCACCATTATAGTCATGCACGGTGTGAAGAGTATTTACGTACCCATATTCCACTGGATTCGGTCTGGCGATTCTTGTCCGGTATCAATGTTGATACGCCTCCGAAGCGAGTTCCTCAATTGCCCCCCTCCACAGCGCTCCGGTTGCGACGAGCCGTCCGTTGA
- a CDS encoding trypsin-like peptidase domain-containing protein, protein MSRNWRKLQYITLSVCMLVCIAMQALAAVPADEVRITPVVRAVMAASPAVVNITTTVETRTPTSPFHGMFPQEFFGDAFDQMRSQKRQSLGSGVIIDGQKGLVLTNAHVISEGGYITAKLLDGREFTAELVASEPDFDLAVLHLENAKGLPQLEMGDSAGLLMGETVIAIGNPYGYSNTVTTGVVSAVKRSLETKGGMYTDLIQTDAAINPGNSGGPLLDIHGRLVGINTAIQAGAEGIGFAIPIDKAKRVVAELVGTGKVSPVWLGLAGQSLDGAMASYFGLASMNGLLVTEVYKGTEAERAGLVPGDVILSVAGVPLVDKEHFVSVLRNATAGETLTLRVHRKGKPFDMTARATPFTTDDAMRIISIRWGLKALPAKKGSGILVSVVEPGSAAGKIGLRSGDRILKIGSTTLSDMDDFIKAALLYRMQNSLIFIVSRDGRLYRVRFQV, encoded by the coding sequence GTGTCTCGAAACTGGAGAAAATTGCAATACATAACGCTTAGTGTCTGCATGCTGGTCTGTATCGCCATGCAGGCGCTGGCGGCTGTTCCGGCGGATGAGGTTCGCATCACCCCGGTTGTTCGCGCGGTCATGGCGGCGTCTCCGGCTGTCGTCAACATCACGACAACTGTAGAGACACGCACTCCAACGTCGCCGTTTCACGGGATGTTCCCGCAGGAATTCTTTGGAGACGCCTTTGACCAGATGCGATCGCAAAAGCGGCAAAGTCTGGGGTCGGGGGTGATTATCGATGGTCAGAAAGGCTTGGTTTTAACGAATGCGCACGTTATTTCCGAAGGTGGGTATATCACGGCCAAACTTCTTGATGGCCGAGAATTTACCGCAGAACTTGTGGCTTCGGAACCTGATTTCGATCTCGCCGTACTCCACTTGGAAAATGCCAAGGGGTTACCCCAGCTGGAAATGGGAGACTCTGCTGGTTTGCTCATGGGAGAAACCGTTATCGCCATTGGGAATCCTTACGGATATTCCAATACCGTAACGACCGGTGTTGTTTCAGCCGTAAAGCGTTCTCTAGAGACCAAGGGAGGTATGTATACCGACCTTATTCAAACCGATGCGGCGATTAATCCCGGCAATAGCGGGGGACCGCTTCTTGATATTCATGGTCGATTAGTCGGCATTAACACAGCAATTCAAGCTGGAGCCGAAGGAATCGGTTTTGCCATTCCTATTGATAAAGCGAAACGTGTTGTTGCCGAACTGGTTGGAACAGGCAAAGTCAGCCCCGTCTGGCTCGGTCTGGCCGGTCAAAGTTTAGATGGCGCTATGGCGTCGTATTTTGGGCTTGCCTCAATGAATGGCTTACTCGTGACCGAAGTCTACAAAGGGACTGAAGCTGAACGTGCGGGCCTTGTGCCGGGAGATGTCATCTTATCGGTTGCGGGGGTGCCTCTTGTCGACAAGGAGCATTTCGTTAGCGTGCTGCGGAACGCGACGGCTGGCGAAACATTAACCTTGCGCGTGCATCGGAAAGGAAAGCCCTTTGATATGACAGCCCGGGCAACGCCGTTTACAACAGACGATGCCATGAGAATCATTTCGATTCGTTGGGGACTCAAAGCTCTTCCTGCGAAAAAGGGATCGGGTATCTTGGTCTCGGTTGTAGAGCCAGGATCAGCGGCTGGAAAAATTGGGTTGCGTTCCGGCGATCGCATTTTGAAAATCGGCTCAACAACATTGTCTGATATGGATGATTTCATCAAGGCGGCTTTATTGTATCGGATGCAAAATTCTTTGATATTCATTGTGTCACGTGATGGACGATTATATAGGGTACGTTTCCAGGTTTAG